DNA from Sulfurimonas xiamenensis:
CGGTGATTATCCACTTTGTACTCAAAATATTCGTTTCTCGTACAGCCGTTATGGACGGTATAAGCGTAAAACTCTTTTGGTCTAAGAAAATTATCCAGTTTTAATGCAGCGCTTTTTTTGATTGCATAAAGAGTGTTTACCAAAACTTCGGGATGAACGGGACACCCTGAAACCGAGATGGTTTTATCCAGCAAATCTTTATGTGTTTTTAGCGGTTCTTCTTTATCAAAATGCAGACCTGAAGTCTCTTCATAACCGCTCTCTCTAAAAATCCCGCCAAAAGTTGCACATGTACCGACCGTAACAATTTTTTGGACTATTTTGGAATATTTTTCAATTATATCGACAACAGAGACATCGGCTCTTTTAAACTCTTTTGATATTGCGCCTTCTATTAGCAAGATATCACATGTAATCTCTTTTGAGACTATATCTTCAAGCGAGTACTCAGAATCTATGACGGGATGATAAATAAACTCAAAATCATCTAAAAATTGTTCCATGTACGGATAGTTTAAAAATGAGTGTGTATTGCCGTTGCAAGCGATTGCGCTAAGCCATAATACTCTCATTTTCTTTTTCATAATTATTCTGCGCTCAACGCTTTATAGATATTAAATGTTATATCATCTACATAGTCGTTTAAATCTTTTGGTAAAACATTTTCACCTTTTAAAAAGACCATGCCGCCGAGATAACCCATAAAAAGACCAAATGCGCTGAAAAAGTCCTGTTCTCTCAAATCGCCGCATTTAACGCCCTCTTCAAAGTAAATCATTATCTCTGTGACAAACTCGTTTACGCAGAGCATTCCCTCGCAGCTCTCTTTAAAAACTTCGCGGTTTGAGAGGTATATTCTTAAAAAGTAGTCTATCATTTCAGGTTTTAAAGAGGCTGTCTTAAAATATATTTCTACTATTTTTCTTGTTTTTTCTTTAGTGGATATCTCTTGTTCGTTTATCTCTTTTAACTTTTCGCCTAAATATGCAGAGATATATTTTATGATTTCTATTGCTAGAGTGTCTTTAGATTTAAAGTAGTTATACATGTTACCGACACTCATCTTTAGCGAAAGTGCAATATCGGGGATGGTAGTGCTATAAAACCCTTTTGAGGCAAATAGTTCTAGAGCCGTTTGTATTATCTGCTCTTTTTTTAACTGCTTTTTATCTAACAAAACACTCTCCTACTCTATTTACATGAAAAAATTATACTATAAAGCCGTTTCAATCCTCTTTATAAAATCACTTAACCACAAGACTGAGAGAACTATAACTCTATATAAAAAAGACGGCATCAAAAGAGAAGTTTTGTCATTTTACCAACGCTACTGCATCAATCTCAACAAGGGCATTTTTTGGCAGCGTCTTTACTGCAACGGTTGAACGAGCAGGTTTATGAGAGCCAAAAGCCTCTGCATATATTTCATTAACCGTTACAAAATCATCCATAGAGTCTAAAAATATCGTCGTTTTAATAACACTCTGCATTGAAGCCCCCGCCTCTTCTAAAACTGCTTGAAGATTCTTTAAAACCTGTTTTGTCTGAATAACCACATCATTTTCAAGCATAACACCCTCTGGAGTAAGTGCAATCTGCCCCGATGTAAAAACCATACCGTTTGCTACTACTGCCTGAGAGTATGGACCTATTGCCGATGGCGCCTTGTTTGTTTGTACGAACTTCATTTTTTTCTCCTATTAATAAATTTTTATCTCTTTTATTTCCACATCTTGATTAAATTTTTGAAAACTTCATAAAGTTTCTCA
Protein-coding regions in this window:
- a CDS encoding TetR/AcrR family transcriptional regulator; amino-acid sequence: MLDKKQLKKEQIIQTALELFASKGFYSTTIPDIALSLKMSVGNMYNYFKSKDTLAIEIIKYISAYLGEKLKEINEQEISTKEKTRKIVEIYFKTASLKPEMIDYFLRIYLSNREVFKESCEGMLCVNEFVTEIMIYFEEGVKCGDLREQDFFSAFGLFMGYLGGMVFLKGENVLPKDLNDYVDDITFNIYKALSAE
- a CDS encoding hydrogenase, with protein sequence MKKKMRVLWLSAIACNGNTHSFLNYPYMEQFLDDFEFIYHPVIDSEYSLEDIVSKEITCDILLIEGAISKEFKRADVSVVDIIEKYSKIVQKIVTVGTCATFGGIFRESGYEETSGLHFDKEEPLKTHKDLLDKTISVSGCPVHPEVLVNTLYAIKKSAALKLDNFLRPKEFYAYTVHNGCTRNEYFEYKVDNHRFGELEGCMFYDHGCQAPFTHGSCNKILWNEVNSKTRAGVPCMGCTEPTFPRQNLFSTKKNMAIPENLPVGVGKRVYLTLAGISKAFKIDRLEKKLIDD
- a CDS encoding RidA family protein — encoded protein: MKFVQTNKAPSAIGPYSQAVVANGMVFTSGQIALTPEGVMLENDVVIQTKQVLKNLQAVLEEAGASMQSVIKTTIFLDSMDDFVTVNEIYAEAFGSHKPARSTVAVKTLPKNALVEIDAVALVK